The following nucleotide sequence is from Desulfomonile tiedjei.
GTCAGAAGTCACTCCTCTTGAAGGCTGAAGCAAAGAACGGTAGACTTGGCCCGTAAGATTTCAGTCCCATTTGGCTTTCCAGGGTCTTTTCGCATGCTTGCTTCCGACTTAATTGAAATTTCATTGCGGCAGCTATCCCGCAACAGACGGCGCTACAGGGGAGTGATCATAGGCATTGCCCTGGGCATAGCCGGATTGGTTACGGTGTTGACTATGGGGGATTCCGTCGAGACCGACCTCGGGAATAATCTTGAAATGCTGGGCAGCGCAACTGTTCTGAAAGCTACCTGGGACTACGATAGAAGCACCAGATGGCATCACGGGCAGTACTACCTCAAAGATGTTGATGACCTGTCAAAATTGCCCGGCGTGAGATCCGCTTCCCCCGTGGTTTGGATGTCAGGTCGGACCATCGGGCGTAACGAGAGGAAAATGATCGGGAGGGTTATGGGAGTGGAACCGAATTTCTTCCCTACCATCCATATCCCTGTTCCGACAGGTCGAACAATTACCCATGCGGACGTAGAGAACAGAACCAGCGTCTGTGTCGTGGGCCCCACCATAACCAAAACTCTATTCCCGAATGGAGAAGACCCGATCGGCAAGGAATTGTTGGTGGCAGGCCATGTTTTTAGGATAGTGGGAGAAATAGGAGGTGTAGAGGACAAAGGCTTCCTCGAGACTGTCTTGGTGCCTTTGTCGGTGGCCAGGGCAAGGTACCCGAATCTCTATGAGATAAAGGACATCTATGTGCGAGCGATAAACTGGGACGTTGTTCCGGGCCTTCAACGAGACCTGTTGGACCTGTTGAGGAAGAACCACTCGGGATACGTCGACGCCTTAGAAGTGAAGTACTTTCCTGAACGGGTGCAAACCATACAGAACGCCATTAAGCTCGTTAAGCTCTTTATTTATGCATCGCTTCTGGTGACGCTGCTCTTGGGGGGACTCGGTATCACTAACGTCATGTTGGGGGCCGTGAGAGAGAGAACCAAGGAAATTGGCCTGCGAAAGGCTGTGGGGGCTACCGAACCGATGATAATGAAACAGTTCATCATCGAGTCGGTCACTATCAGCGTGATGGGCGCAGGCCTCGGGATGTTGACGGGTTTTATTTCAGTGGAAGTCCTGAAGAGGGTCTTTGAAACGGTCCCCGCGTACAGCGTCTTTGTTGCCAGTCTCGTGGGTGGTGTGATCTTCGGGGTTCTCCTCGGCATTATTTCGGGATACCTGCCTGCGCGAAAGGCCAGCAGACTTGATGCCTCCGAAGCCATGAGATTTGAATAGTGATTCCGGCTAGATTTGTGCCAAGTCGCATACGATATGGTTGACCTGTTCCCGGCCCGTCACCGATTTGCCGAGACCTCCTCAAAGGCTTCAGCTATCGTAGGGCGGGCCGTGCCCGCCGGTACCAACCCTCACCGGACACACCAATCGGACATTTCTTTCGGAACCAATGTAGTATCAGCCCTCACGATTTTGCCGAGACCTCCTCAAAGGCCTCACTGAAGACTCGCTCAGTTTGACGCACCATGTTTTCCAGCGAGTGGTTTGCCAGAACCCTCTCTCTGGCCGCTCTCCCCATCGCATGCCTGCCTGGCTCATCGGTTAGAACCTTTACCAGGGCGGACGCAAGGTCCTCAGGGTCCCCCGGCCTTACCAGAAGTCCCGTTTTTCCGTCTTGGACCAGTTCCGGAATTCCGCCCACGCTCGTGGCAACCACTGGCAACTCCATGGCCATGGCCTCCAGTATAACGTTTGGGGAGGCCTCCATCGCGGAAGCGAGGACAAATACCCAGGAACGAGCCAGATGAGGTACGAGGTCCGGGGTCCCTGGTAACAATTCGACTCTGGAGTCCAGCGACAGAGCTTTAATGCGAGCCTGCACTTCCTGTTTGAGCGGCCCGTTCCCTATGATCCTGAACAGCGCATTGGGTATCTTGTCCGACACGATTCGGAAGCCTTCCAAGAGATTCAGGGGGTCCTTCTCCTTGACGAGCCTGCCGACGCACAAAACAGTTGGTTCAGCTGCCTTGAAGCTCTGCGTGCTTTGAAACAGCGCTGTGTCAACCGCATTGGGTATTACGGCAATGCGGTCCGGATCCACGGAAAAACGTCGGATCATCACCCCCTTGAGCGCCTCTGCATTGCATATGATGCGATTGGCCAAGCGCCACAGCCAACGTTCGTGCTGTTTGGGGAACAGGCTCCGATAGCCTGAAATGATGACAGGCACGCCCGCTATGCGGCCTAATATCCGCCCCCAGATGTTCGGAACAACAGTCAATGTGTACAGGCCGTCAGGACGCATGCGTATCAATCGCCAAGCAAGGTTGGAAATCGCCCGAGGGCCCACACGCGAGGATCGGGACAAATGGATGATTCTCACCCCGGTTTTTGCGGCAATGGGAACCATGTCTTCGCCTTGGCGCAAAACCCACAATTCCGGCGAGAAAACCTCTTTGTCCATGTATTTCAGTAAATGGATAGCGTAACGCTGGGTACCGCCGAATTCCAGATCCTGCAGTAACACCGCTATTCGTATGGGAACGCGTGGAACGCTTGCATCATTTTTCATACTAGTTTAGGCGATTTTTCGTCCAGGCTGTCCCACAGTGCCCTGTACTGTTGGCGCCAATCCGAAGGAAATCGCTCGTCCAGGAGAGGCTCCAGTCGAGTGAGCGTGTGGCGCCAGGGCGAATTGCCTTGGGAGATAATATCGAGGAGTTCGACCAGCAATGAATCAAGATTGGCCAAATCCTCCTTAGGAATGTAAGAGATTGCGCCGCGATCCATAGCTCTCAGAATGTAATCGGGGCTGAGAGCCGGAGCAGTCAACATTACGGCAGGGAACTTCCGCTGCACTGCTATATCGAGCAGGTGCAGGCCTCTCACTCCCATAACGTCCAGGATTACGACATCGTAATCCCTGGTTTGGAGCAACTTTTCGGCCTGGTTGAAACTGCCTGCGGTATCGACGCGGCATAGATAAAGAACTTCCACGATGGTTTCAAGCACATCGGGTTCGTCGTCCACCGCGAGAACTGCCTTACCCTCCAGCACCTTAAATCTCCTGGCCGTTGATTGGCCCAATCGCCCTAAACCAGCTTGACATGGACCTTCAGCATATACTATAAAGAAGATTGGAGATCAAGTTATGGCACGGAGCCTGTTGCAAGGCAAGACCATCCTCGCGGTTGACGATGAACCGGATGTGCTTGACATTCTCGCGGAAGAACTTGAGGACTGCGGCGCAGAATTCGAACGGTCAGCCACTTACGAGGATGCCATAGAAAAGATCTCGTCATTTACTTATGACCTGGTAGTGCTGGACATCATGGGGGTGCGAGGCTTCGAGCTGCTGGAATACGCCACAGCGAAAAAGACTCCCGTGGTCATGCTTACGGCACACGCGCTTAGTCCCCAGTCTTTGAAGAAGTCCATTGAACTCGGCGCCAGAGCCTACTTGCCCAAGGATCAACTTGGGCAGATAGCTCCCTTCCTGGAAGACGTGTTGACGCTGAGCTACCAGTCGGCATGGAAGTCGTTGTTCGAGCGGTTAGGCGGCTATTTCGGGAAAAGATTCGGACCAGAATGGCGAAAGTCGGAAAAAGAGTTTTGGGAGAAGTTCGAGAAAGATCTGGAGGTGCATGAATCTACCATCATTCAGTCCTGATCCCACCACTTTTTTCCGGCTGAGACATCCGGGGGTTATTCGGTGACCATCAAGAACATCCAGACAGCGCATCTTGTCCACGATCTCAAAAATCCGGTCAACATAATAGAGACCGGAGCCAAATCTCTGCTGGACAATCAGGATCGGTACGGAGACCTGACTCCGAGGCAAGAGAAGGTTATAAGGCGGGTTTTGAGAAACGCTCTCAAAATCAGGCACCTCGCCAACTCCATGCTCGAAGTGGACATGGCCGCGACGGGTGTAATGAGAGTCAGCGAGTGCACCTTGGCCGGAATACTCCGGCACGCCTTGGTCGAGGTCTTCGACCTGGTCGATCCCGATGTTGCGGACGATCTTGAAAAAGCCGCTGATTTGGACGCCTTCCGAAATGTCCTGGCGGAAAACGAAATCTTCCTTGAGGCCGAGGACTCACAACTGACCCGAACAATAAGGATCGATGAGACCAAAATGTGCCTCATCGTCACAAATCTTCTTTCCAATGCCTTCAAGTACCGGACGCGGAGGGTCTACCTCAAATGCGCCGCCGACGGGGATTCGATAAACGTTTCCGTGCGGGACGACGGCCCTGGAATCCCGGAATGTTACCACCAACAGATTTTTGACCAGTATTTCCAGTGCATCAAAGTGGAGGGCTTCCCGGTCCGCGGCCATGGGCTGGGGCTCGCAGGAGCACAGGCCCTGACCGAGGCCTTGGGCGGCAGGTTGTCCCTGTGCAAAAGTCCGGACGGAGCTGAGTTCCTGGTTCAGATCAAATGTTCCGCGCCGGGGACAGCCTGAAAGCGACCGAAGCCGGAATCGGTGCTTTCAGTTGATCTCGCGGTGCCGAGAGACAGATGAGGACTTCATTGCTGCTCTGTTAACGTAAATAGTATGATTGCCGCCTTCGCGTAATAATTCGCAACCATGCCTTTCAAGATGTCTGATGAGGTCGATTCTTTTCATGCAGTAAGTCGGAAGGTTTCTTTGATCACATCAGCGCCTCTGAGTTGTTCTTCACTCAGCTCGCGATTTGCCTCCAGTACCATGCGTACTGCTTCCTCCAGGTTGGCTCTCACTTCTTCCAGAGTCTCCCCTCGGGTGTTCGCGCCTGGAAGCTCTTGAACAAATCCAATATAGCCCTCGGGAACCTTCATAAAGACTGCCGTAAGCTGTGCTTGCATCACAAGACCTCCGAGGCAACTATAGTGCAGAAAGGAACTTATTGCACCTGCCAAACACCCTTGATCGGCCGGCAAGCGGGCAGAATTTCAGCCGGTTCTAGTTTCGGCCGCGCAGCTTCATCAGCAGTCGTAGTATTTCAATATAGAGCCATATCAAGGTCACCATCAAAGCGAAGGCAGCGTACCATTCCATGTACTTGGGCGCCCCTTGGCGAGCCCCTTGGTCAATGAGATCAAAATCCAGAACCAGGTTTAGCGCGGCCACTGTCACCACGAAAATGCTAAATCCTATTCCGATCCATCCGGCGTCGTGAATGAACGGTACTCGAACACCGAACAGGCTCAACAAAAAGGAGGCTAGATACACGAGAAAGATGCCGCCCGTTGCAGCGAAAACCCCAAGCTTGAAGTTCTCTGTGACTTTGATCAGGCCGGAGGTGTAGACCAACAGCATCGCCAGACAGGTCCCAAAGGTCAGCCCCACCGCCTGAATCACAATGCCCGGGTATTGAGATTCAGCCACCGATGAGATGCCCCCCAGGAACAGACCCTCCAGCAGCGCATAAATCGGCGCGGTCACCGGCGCCCATTGTTGTTTGAATACCGTAATGAGTGCCACCACAAGCCCGCCCAGGGCCCCCACTATCAACCACGGGGCAACGGTTGCGGGGTTGGGTTCCGGAGTTCGGAAATACAGATGCCAGGTCCACCCCGCGGTCAACAAAACGCAGAGCAGTAGAAGCCCCGCCCTATTCACCGCGCCCTGAGCGGTCATCGCCTCCTCGCCTGACGCATAATCCCTAACGCCGGCGAAGGTATCTTCAGTAAGAGTAGGATTCGCTGTCCTCATGTTTTTGGGCTCCCCCTTTTGATTTCGTACTACGATAGATAAGCACGCGGGTAGAACTAGTCAATCTATACAATATATAAAGGCAATGGATTCAGACTCAACGGGTCTGCTTGAAAGGGATACAGATCTTAAAGGGAGGGTTTCCGTCGTCAGGAGCCGCCATCATAGAGCCCAGGGTAGAGCTTGGCAGCACATTCCGGGCAAATACTGTGTGTAAAGTCCGCCTCGGAATGCTGCCGAACATAGACTTCCACTTGAGTCCAGTACCCCCGGTCGTCTCTGATCTTCTTGCAAGACGCGCAAATAGGGAGCAAACCGCTCAAAGTCTTTACTTTGGACAGGGCTTCCTGCAATTCAATTACCAGTTTGGCAAGCTCCGTTTCCGCACGCTTACGCTCAATAATCTGCATGCGCAATTGTTCATTCGTTTCGGTCAGCTCTGCCGTCCTTTCTTTCACGCGCTCTTCCAGTTTATCCCTGGCGGTCCTCAAGGCCTGTTCTGATTCCTTGCGCTGCGTGATGTCCTGTCTCATACCCCACAAACCAAATAAATGTCCTACTTTCACGTTGCCGACGAGGGTGTTCTCGAAATAGCGGGCGGACCCCGAGCAGTTTGGTTCCTCGGTTTCAAAACTGATGACCGGGAACCGCTTTGCTATCCACGAGCGGTAGTAATCTGAATGAGCCTCACCAAAAGGAAACAACTCACAAAGCGGCTTGCCCTTCATGCTGTCCACACCCGTGTGGCCGCACAGGCGAGCAAATTCGTGGTTTCCTCCCAGGAGCCTTGCTCGGGATATGGCGGACAACATGGCGCTTGGCGCACTATCTATTGCAAGAGGCTTCTCAATAGTAAATTCAGCGATTGCGATGGGAAATACTTGTACCAGCTGCTGGTATTTTTCATTAAGAATAAGCTGCCGCTTCTCGGCCGACAGGTCCTCTACGAGAGCGAGCACGGATCTGTAACCTTTCAGTCTGACCGATCGGAACAGAATTCGGCACCAGGACAGTCTGCTCTGGATCTTAAGCATTCCCTCATGAGAAGTGGTGACCCGGTCTTCAAAAATCCTTTTGAGATTGGACTCCATCTTCTCGCTTTCTCCAGGGCTTGGAAAGAGCGAGAAGAACTTCTTTCCAACGATCTTTGCACAGTCCTCAGCTATCTTGCCTGAGGCCTCGTTGACGAAAACGATGGATAGTGAAGAGTCAATCAGGAACGCGGGCATAGGTAAGGCTTCAAGCAATTTGCCGAAGGAAGCTTCTTTCACGCGACTGAAGTCAAAGCTCCCTGAGTCGGACAAATCCTTGCTGAAAAGACTGTCGAGTATAATGCTTTGAGTCGAAATTGGGGGCTGTCTGAGTAGCTCCGGTTCCACATGAAGGTCTGGACTCACGTTAGGCTTGGATTCGATGTGCTCTGCCATGCCCACTCTCCGCTAAATTACCCTGTTGAGACCTCTTCAGCCACAAATCACTTGCTGAAATCACACATTTACAGAGTCCGGATTCCCCCGTGTCACGTTTTATTATAGCTCACAGTGTCTGCTGGAACCAGAGTCCCGGAACTGTAGGGCTGAACAGAGGGGCATTAATTGTCGTGGTGAATTTGTAGCAGTTCTCGAAAGTAATGGCCGATTGACTCATGGGTGCCACTGCTGGCTTGTCCAGCAGTGCGACTCCATTCGGAAAAGACTTTTGAGAATCACTATGTTCAGCGCAATATACACTGAAGTGTCACACGGTCAAGAGAATTTTGATCCGGTCCAGTGGCGATCTAGAGCGCATAATTCACCTGGAAAGCGGGCGAAAATTTTGAATTTTGCAGATATTTGTACCAACGCGCGATCAAAGAAGAGACATCGGGTGAAGCCGACCCTGGCGGGTCTCCCAACGAATTTGCTTTGAGCCTCTGGACAAATGCGGGGGGGTTGTGGTAGGACAATTACGGCTGCTCATCCCCTTGAAATGATGAGCCGTTGAGGGAGGTGTTAAGGAAATGAAAAAGTTGATGCTTATCGTTGCATTGTTGGTTTCACTGGGTCTAGTCGGGGGCGTTTTCGCAGAGCCCGCGTCCGCTTTCTTCTTCAAAGCGGGGGGTCCCTTCGGTTTTTTTGGCGCCAAGTCGACATGCGCACCGGCGTATGCGGTACCCTGTGGCCCTTATTTTTGTGCTCCTTATTATTATGGTTGCGCCCCTTACGCTTGCAAGCCACGCAAAGCGAAAGGCAAGGGCAAAGCAATGGCCCCTGCCCAAAAACCGCCCAAACCAGAAAAAAAGATGAAGTAGGCGCAAATCGCGCCGAAAAGGACTTCAAACCGTTTCTTGAACTGACCATTTCAAGGGGATGAAATATAGCCGGCTCAGTTCGAATTACAGCTATTTGACGTTACCCGTCCGTGATGGGATCATCCCTAACAAGATATGAAAGAACCAACTGATTTGGGGATGCAGGAGTCCATCCAGAACTTGAAAATGAAGTAGTGCCGCCGTCACAGGTAACAAGATGGCAAGAGCCGGCAAAAAAGTCGTCTGTTGGCCAGTTCTCACCACACGCACGAGTCTCACGAACAAGATCAATACGCACCCGGCGTACAGTATTGCCAACGGGAAGCCCAACTCAGACATAAACGTGAGAAATATATTCTCCGACGTAACCACCTGTTGAACCGATTCGGTGAACTTTTCCTTTGTCACGTAAGGATACTTGATCTGGTAATCCTCGAGGAATTGCTCACGAGGCGCACGGAGGCCTATTCCCAGGAAGGGGTGTTTGGCTGCAATATGCAAAGAAAAAGGATAGTTCTCCGCCCTGTAATAGGCAGGTTCGTACTCCGGTCCTATCTTTGCCACCGGCAACTTATAAAAAAAACAAGCTAATATTACGACCAAGGGCACGAGAACAGCGGCAAAATACCTGAGGCGCAAGGCCCCAAACAGAACGGCCAACACGCCAAGAACCAGAGGTATCAGCATGGCCGATCTTAAGTCACTCAGGTAGAACACAAAGTAGGAAAGCAACAGCATGATCACCGCCGCCACCGCTACAGGTCCTTTCCGCCAGAAGATAAAGGTAAGAGGAGCGAAGGAAAGGAGCATCATCCTGTCGGCCAACGGATGGGGGTTCACGTCCAAGAAGTATTCAATTCGTCCTGAAACGACGTAGCCAATGATAGACAAAACGATTATCACTGCCAGCATCCCCAGGCCCAGCCACGCGAACAGTACTTGCCGAGCCTCGGAATCCAGCAAAATCCTGGCACACCAGAATCCACCCAGCCCTGAAGCCAAGACAACGAAGCCTCTTAGGGAAGAGGACCAAGGCGTCAAACTGAAAATGCCGCTGAGGGCCACCAGGATCAGCAGAGCTAGCGATATGAATAATTCTGGAGACTTGAGAAAGCGCGAACTCTTCTTGATCAGCAACCATGCCAGCACTCCACTGAGCGCACATAGCACCCCCGAAAATACGTTCGCCCTTTCCCCCGGGATCAGCACTACGTAGGGATGCAAGAAAGCCAGTTGGACGCAGGTCAGACAAAAGACCAGCCAAGCAATGCGCTCTGGAAAAGCTGTTGCCTCACTGTCTTGTTTCAACGCAGTCCCCAGGTTTAGATCTGACGGCACTTGTTTGAACTCTATTGGGCTGTCACCGGCCTGATGCCGATGCGCGGTCAACGGAGGGACATTTAACGAAGCCGGTCGAGGCAGGTCTCCGAAGCGAAGTCAGCCACTCCCGTGCATAGGGTGGAAGCGGAAGAGATCGGCCTGGGCCGGCAATGAACGAGCTTCCCAAGGGTTCCTCAAATGAAACCGCATTGGCACGACATGGCTCATTAGCGAAACGTCGTCCGATGATGGTATTACACGCGGGTGGTCATGTCCATCGCGGAATACAGGCTCGGATGACGCTGGGCCGTGCCCCCTTCATGTGTGTTGAGTAACCTTTAAAGCCGTGCGGGACAGAAACCTGTCAGTTGCCGATGCCTCCCGAGGCCTCATGCTTGCTGGACGGCTGAGTTTGCTGAGCGGTCCGCTTCTTGTACCGGGTGGCCTTGTGCTGGGGTTTGGAATTTAGATAAGAGGCTTTGTGGGGGGATCTGGTGTTAACGCTGACTGTTTTCTTCGAAGTGCCAGTCTTATGGGTTGATTTTACGCTGGATGTTTTCTTCTTTGAATTCAACTTGGCGGTTTTTAAGCTTTTTTTCTGGGTCGCCTTGAGAGCTTTTGCAAGGCCCGAATAGGGCTTCAGTTCAGCCTGTTTCTTGGTTTTTGCCGTGCTTTTAGAACTCGCACTGGCGGCCCACAGATTACCTGCCAAAAAAGCCATAGAACAAAATAGGACGATTATCCCCAATAATAAACGTCTTGTCATGAGTACATTCTCCCATATCTTAAGATTGTGATTATCTTATCGAATTAAGACCAATTTGTCAACATAATCCTGTGCCAAAAGCGGATTATTCCCTGACAGTGCGGGCGAGCAACACGCGTGACAATGCAAAAAGGTCGCAGGGCAAGCCTCCCAGCCATCCGGTCCCGAAATGCCAATGAAGACAGGCTGGAAGAGACAGCCTCAATACTCGGAAGGAAATCCAAATAGTGCCGCGATCACAGTTGACAGTGTTTAGTTGCCCTCACCCCAACCCTGTCCCGGAGGGAGAAGGAGCCGTCTGCCGCTTTTTCGACATCTCACGGCAGCGTTGAGGACAGCCCTTCACTTAATTCAAATAGTCTCGGCACAGACAAAGCAGTGGCCATAATTATTATTACGATCACCGAGATTATCACAAGCACGTCCGGCAATATGGAGAATACAGCTTCTCCGCTGTTAATGTGCCGTCTAACTCTGAGGAAACGAACGCCGGAGATTAGCATGGCAAAACCGGCCAGAAAGAACGAGACCAGACTGAGATAGATAGCCAGCCCCGATCCCGCCAAGTGAGCGGGTTGACCGGAAAGCTGGAGCAAATGTTTCAGGAAAATATCAAATCTTTCAATAACAAACCCGAAGGCCAGAAGGGATATGCTGGTTCTCGACCACGCGAGAAAGGTCCTCTCATTTGCCATATGGCTTCGTTGCCATGCTAGAAAAACCCTGTCGTCCGCTGTTATGTCCGGTGGCCTCGGACATTCGCTTCGATCGCTGATTCCCTGAACCGTTTCCTCGGCGGAGTCCATTTTGCCTCCATGCGGTTGGACTTGACTTTCCTTGGACGGGTTGGACTTATCTTCCGAGCCTTCTTCGTGTCAACCAAAAATGCACGGCCGTACGGGATTTCCGACAGGATGGGCCGATGTTATTGTTTCTTTTCCAAATTATAGGATTCACATTCTAAATTGTGGTATGGTCCTCGCTCAAGCCCCCCGGACGTTGGCCCCCGGGGACAGGGGGCCGTCCGGCTTTACAGGGAAGTGTTCCTATCTGTTCGTTTTTCAGGGGTGACCGTTGGAAAATCTGCTCCTGTGCATTTCTGTCGGGCTGACATTGTCTTTCGCGTTCATAAACGGGTTTCATGACGGAGGCAACGTCATCGCTACAGCGGTCTGCTCCAGGTCCATCAGTCCTCACAAGGCGCTTTTTCTAGCCAGCATATCGGAATTTGTAGGCCCCCTGGTTCTCGGGACGGCCGTGGCCCACACCATGGCCGCTAACATTTTTAACCTGGAGCTTCTTGAAAAGCTGCCCTCTGTTCATCTTTTCACCATGATAATCGCGGCCATTAGCGGAGCAACCATCTGGAATCTTCTCACCTGGTTTTTGAGTTTGCCTTCGAGTAGCTCGCACGCCCTCATCGGCGGGCTTATCGGCGCCGGGCTGGTGGCGATGGGACGTTTCGGCATAGCTGCGGAAAGCATCATCAAGGGCGTGTTGGCGCCACTTCTCGTCGCTCCGCTCATTGGGGGCCTGGTGGGTATTTTCGTCTTTTCGGCCATCAGGGCTTTGTTTGCAAAGGCGCACCGGGGGGTCAGGCACCTCTTCGAGACGCTGCAAAAGCCTTGTATAATTGTTTTGGCAGGCGGCCACGCGTCCAATGATGCGCAAAAAGCCATGGGGATAATTGCTTTGCTGTTGGCGGGCGGCAGTGGTGAGCTTCGCGGCGAGCTGCACATTCCGCTGTGGGTGGTAATCAGTTGCGCTGCGGCTTTGGCCCTGGGGCTATCGACCGGCGGCTGGCGAATGGTAAAGACTGTGGGATACAATATTTGCCGCATGGAACCGGTCCACTCTTTCGCGTCTCAATTCACGGCCATGTCGGTTATTGGGATGGCTTCGGTACTCGGCGGGCCGGTCAGCACCACTCAGGTCGTGGCATCGTCGGTCATGGGTGTCGGCGCGTCCCGGCGACTTGGGACCGTACGCTGGTCTGAAGCGCGTAACATAGCTTACGCGTGGTTTCTCACAGTGCCGGCTTCAGCCTTTGCAGGAGCCGTTATGCTCGTGCTTCTCAGTCGAATTGTCGAAGGGAAGTGGGGGCTCCTGCATCCATTGGCAGACTAGAGGTAGGTATCGTGGCGTTTTGGAAAATATTCGGGGCCAAGAGAAACGTGGACTTCTTTGACCTCCTGCTGGCTCAGGCGGAGAAGACCCTTAGCGGATGCCAAGCCCTGGTCAAATTCCTGGAAGGGGAAGGCATGCCGGAAGAGGTCCGCCGGTTGGAACAGGAAGCGGACGATATCCGGCGGATTCTCATTGACGAACTCAACCAGACTTTTATCACGCCGATTGACCGCGAGGACATCTTCGCCTTGTCGCGCGCCGTCGATGACGTGATTGACCATGCTCAAAATACGGTGAAAGAGATGGAAGTCTTTGAGGTGGAGAGCAACGAGTTCCTCTGCCAAATGGCCGAACTACTGCAAAAAGGAGCG
It contains:
- a CDS encoding inorganic phosphate transporter, with the protein product MENLLLCISVGLTLSFAFINGFHDGGNVIATAVCSRSISPHKALFLASISEFVGPLVLGTAVAHTMAANIFNLELLEKLPSVHLFTMIIAAISGATIWNLLTWFLSLPSSSSHALIGGLIGAGLVAMGRFGIAAESIIKGVLAPLLVAPLIGGLVGIFVFSAIRALFAKAHRGVRHLFETLQKPCIIVLAGGHASNDAQKAMGIIALLLAGGSGELRGELHIPLWVVISCAAALALGLSTGGWRMVKTVGYNICRMEPVHSFASQFTAMSVIGMASVLGGPVSTTQVVASSVMGVGASRRLGTVRWSEARNIAYAWFLTVPASAFAGAVMLVLLSRIVEGKWGLLHPLAD
- a CDS encoding DUF47 family protein; this translates as MAFWKIFGAKRNVDFFDLLLAQAEKTLSGCQALVKFLEGEGMPEEVRRLEQEADDIRRILIDELNQTFITPIDREDIFALSRAVDDVIDHAQNTVKEMEVFEVESNEFLCQMAELLQKGAEHLVAAIRHLKQNPNVAVEHAVRAKRIENEMNDTFLAALKQLFSGGNPRLMFILREIYRHFNRSADRVDEAANIITNIVVKIV